The Bos taurus isolate L1 Dominette 01449 registration number 42190680 breed Hereford chromosome 18, ARS-UCD2.0, whole genome shotgun sequence genome has a window encoding:
- the LOC107131465 gene encoding vomeronasal type-1 receptor 4-like gives MLPPQKESGEMFLKALFLLQVGNGTLANVILFFCNVSPVLLGHKQRPPQTIVTHVAVANFLVLLSAGVPHMMAAFVSRKPLSSLGCKLVYYIQRVARSTTLCSTCILSTYQSFTLTPRTAAWVMLRGRAPRVTGPSCWVCWMLSLFMNIWIPVSISGPQDEHNYTDAQGKWFCSPSASKAGCVYLWSTSDAVFLTLVVWSSGSMVLLLLRHHQRVQYIHTPTGHHRCRPETRAAHTILMLVVTFVIFYLLNSVFTFYIRAHDDFRLWLMQVSDVLTSCFPTISPFLLLLRDPRTPKFCS, from the coding sequence ATGCTCCCCCCACAGAAAGAATCAGGGGAAATGTTTCTGAAAGCCCTATTTCTGTTACAGGTTGGGAACGGGACTCTGGCTAACGTCATCCTCTTCTTCTGTAATGTCTCCCCAGTCTTGCTTGGCCACAAACAGAGACCCCCGCAGACAATTGTCACCCACGTGGCCGTGGCCAACTTCTTGGTTCTTCTCTCCGCTGGGGTTCCCCACATGATGGCAGCTTTTGTGTCAAGGAAGCCCCTGTCCAGTCTTGGGTGTAAGCTTGTGTATTACATACAGAGGGTGGCTCGCAGCACCACCCTGTGCTCCACCTGCATCCTGAGCACCTATCAGTCCTTCACTCTCACCCCCAGGACAGCGGCGTGGGTGATGCTCAGAGGAAGAGCCCCCAGGGTCACTGGTCCTTCCTGTTGGGTCTGCTGGATGCTCAGTCTATTCATGAATATCTGGATTCCTGTGAGCATCTCTGGTCCACAGGATGAGCACAACTATACTGATGCCCAAGGCAAGTGGTTCTGCTCACCCTCGGCTTCTAAAGCAGGCTGTGTCTACTTGTGGTCCACCTCAGATGCCGTGTTTCTTACCCTCGTGGTCTGGTCCAGTGGCTCCATGGTGCTTCTCCTGCTCAGACACCACCAGAGGGTGCAGTATATTCACACCCCCACTGGGCACCACAGATGCCGCCCAGAGACCAGAGCCGCCCACACCATCCTGATGCTGGTGGTCACCTTTGTCATCTTCTACCTGCTGaattctgttttcactttttatatcAGGGCCCATGATGATTTTCGCCTGTGGTTAATGCAGGTCTCAGATGTCTTGACTTCGTGTTTTCCCACCATTTCCCCCTTCCTGCTACTCCTTAGGGATCCTAGAACCCCCAAGTTCTGCTCCTGA
- the LOC107131469 gene encoding vomeronasal type-1 receptor 4-like, producing MAIHRNALRNPGEMVLETISLLQMVVGALGNVILFFHTISPILLGCKMRPTDVILAHVVVANLLIIFSPGIPHIIVAFVLRKPLSGLGCKFVYYIQRVARGSTLCSTCILSTYQSFILTPRTAAWVILRGRAPKAIGPSRCACWLLSFLMNIYVPVTVTGPQGTNNYTDNHGKWFCSSSAPKAHFLYLWSISDAVFIGLVVWSSGSMVLLLHRHRQRVRYIHTPTGHYRHPPETRAAHTILMLVVTFVTFYTLDCIFALCIAAFLDFRLSLLHTTNVLASCFPTVSPLLLLLRDPRTRGCCSWVFRHHG from the coding sequence ATGGCTATTCACAGAAATGCGCTGAGAAACCCAGGGGAGATGGTTCTGGAAACCATCTCTCTGTTACAGATGGTGGTTGGGGCTCTGGGTAATGTCATCCTTTTCTTCCACACCATCTCTCCGATCTTGCTTGGCTGCAAGATGAGACCCACAGATGTGATTCTCGCCCACGTGGTTGTGGCCAATCTTTTGATTATTTTCTCCCCTGGGATTCCCCACATAATAGTAGCTTTTGTTTTGAGGAAGCCCCTGTCAGGTCTCGGGTGTAAGTTTGTGTATTACATACAGAGGGTGGCTCGAGGCAGCACCCTGTGCTCCACCTGCATCCTGAGCACCTATCAGTCCTTCATTCTTACCCCCAGGACAGCGGCGTGGGTGATACTCAGAGGAAGGGCCCCCAAGGCCATTGGTCCTTCCCGTTGCGCCTGCTGGTTGCTCAGTTTCCTAATGAATATCTATGTTCCTGTGACAGTCACTGGTCCACAGGGTACAAACAACTATACTGATAACCATGGCAAGTGGTTCTGCTCCTCCTCAGCTCCTAAAGCACACTTTCTGTACTTATGGTCCATCTCTGATGCCGTGTTTATTGGCCTCGTGGTCTGGTCCAGTGGCTCCATGGTGCTTCTCCTGCACAGACACCGCCAGAGGGTGCGGTATATCCACACCCCCACTGGACACTACAGACACCCACCAGAGACCAGAGCCGCCCACACCATCCTGATGCTGGTGGTCACCTTCGTCACCTTCTACACACTGGATTGCATTTTTGCTTTGTGTATTGCTGCATTTTTAGATTTTCGCCTATCGTTGCTTCATACCACTAACGTTTTGGCTTCATGTTTCCCCACTGTTAGCCCCCTACTGCTGCTCCTGAGGGATCCTAGAACTCGTGGGTGCTGCTCTTGGGTTTTTAGGCATCATGGCTGA